CCAGAcaacaaacagaacattatGTGAGGGGCCATGTCACAACCAACACTTGCATCACACACTCCAGTGTTAACATATAAGTCAGAATATTTGCTATAATAGGCCATGAAAACACAACCCACATCACTGAGGGAGAAGATAAACTTGGCCAGTGCTTTAAATCTGATTGACCATTAACCAACCACTCACAGGAAGCACAGTTACTATACTACTGAATCTGAAAGGCTAAAATTAAAATAGATGTAGCTGTATATCCAATAATTCAAAAGCAATACACACTATCCCAGTGTCAAATTCAAAGGACAACATTATACAACAAAGTCTAACAGCACAGACGTTAAAGTACCTTGGCAGTTTCAGCTTTTCCTTCCACAAATTTTTATCCCTGAGTGTTTCTATTGCAGGCAGGGAATGTATAGCACATGGCTACTTAGCTGCCCCATTATTACCTCAGCATCTGTTTATTCTAGTATGATTGTTGCCTCAGAGATATTTTAGGTTCCATTGTAGTTCAACATCATCAATTTTCATAGCTGAATGAAAAACTACCCATTCTTCATTCATAATGAGGCTATTATTGGTCTATTTCAGATGAGACACATTTGTAAACAGGATTTCTGTCAGAGAGACGTTTAGAAATACTACCAGTAACCAAGACAACGAAAGCTTGTGCTGTAATCGATGTACCTTCACAACATGTTTATAAATCAATACTTTGTAGCAGAAATGACCATATCACTAAAAACCTTGTTATGTATGTTTCTTCTTGGGGGGGGAAGTATAACATCCTGAAAATACGCATGACTGACTGATCTGTTTTGGTTTAGGAGCATCCTCAGCCATAACAGGAACAACAACTGGCTCACTGCGCTGACATACAGCATGGAAGTGTGTAACTACATGCAGATACAGGTCAGCCAGTTTGCAGAGTGATACTGAGGTTTTCAGAAAACATTGTGGAGTATCTTTATACTGGTGTTGTGGGATGACAAACCTGTATTTTCAGGAGGAACTAACCCTTCTCCATTCATAACTTTATTTACTTCCATTACTCGGTTTAGACTGTGTTAGTTTCATCTCTCCCGCCAATATATTTCCTGTCTGAAGTCAGCCGCGGTGCATAGTGGAGGTTTTCTGATGGatatagtaaaatataaaatattgctGCAAAGACCTCCTTGGTtcaaagtaataaaaaataaatcccaCATGCCACATGTATGGTCTTTAATTGGGTTATGTATTTGCCTCAAAGTAATAACTGCAGTCAGTGATTACTATTGATGGCTTCCAACTATACATTTCTCCAATGGGTTTGAGTCCACGTTTTGTGCTGAGTCATGAAAAACAGTAAGTGGTGAATGCTTTATCAtgaacttttcctgtttttggtCTTGACAGTTCCTGTATACGCCGACTTGTAAAGCTGGAAACATTTGTCTTTAGTGATGGACTGGATGGCCTGTCCAGTCGGAGTGTGGCAGGGTATGAATTGGCCCGACCGCTGAGTTCACCTCGAGCTTCTCTTCTGTGAAAAGACCATTCACAAATCAGTCAGTGATGCTAGTCATTTAAGTTCATGTCATCATTCGCACTGAgcacaacagataaaaatgaCCTCTAACCTCTATCTAGTTGAGTTGCATATCCACTCTgtccttttttctcctcttcagaCTGATGAGAGCAGTCGTCAGTGTCGCAGCATTCACACAGAGCATCGTGTCCCTCTGTGGCACGCCAGCTGAATAACACAGAAACCTACACCTCAGCTGTGATGCCCCAGCTAATAAAATACACTTTACATCAGTCCATGCCACAGTCTGAAAAGCCAAAAACATGAAGTGATTTACAACTGAAGGTCTCCGAAGGTTTGACAGCCTAACCTGGATGTGGGTTGGTGGAAGAAGCAGGCTTTGTTGAGATAactgtttgcattttgtttcagAGTAGCTCTAAGGTGGCAGCTGATGAACATctagaagaaaaccaaagtaaaatcacaagaaatgacaaaaacagcacCACCCTTTGTATTAAAAAGATGACTCCAATGTCAATGATCATCCAGAACGTAATCAACCAGCTAGTGGCTGTTGTTACCGGAGTCCAGAAGGCTTTAACACTGAAGCACAGTCTGTTATCTTGCTCCCTTGAGAGGAACTTAGACGACGACCATGACAACACACTGTCCATATGGCATCTGTAATGGAGAAGCAACACATGCTGGAATGCTTCCATGAGCTGCATCAAAATTTAGACACAATGAGGCCAAATCAGCTTCCCTTCCAGTGTTGTCGGATAAATGTTAAAAGACTGAACTTGGCTCTGAGGAAGTTACATGTGaattttttgctgcattttacaATAATCTGCTGTTGTGATGTGGGTTTTATGTACTGACCTACCCACAAATGAGTATTAGTTTGAGTGACTATCAGACAGAAGGAAGGGCTGACCCATGCTTAGTGATGAACTTGTAGCTGGGCTCGGAGAGAGGGTCAGGATTCAGTGTAGCAACGCAGTAATCGACATATAAAATGAGAGGAGGTTCTAGTGGGCCCTCCACACGAGCCTCCAGAAACACTGCTTCCCCCCGCTGGTACACCGAGGAACTACGCAGAGAGCTGCAGCCATCTGCTCAACagcaaacacatatttttatctTCTCAGTTCCATATGAATTCCAGATAGCAATAAATATTGCGACATGTCAAAGAAATGTTCCAAGGACATAGTTTCGATTAAATGAGATAATGCTTTCACCAGCCATGGTACGAAGGGAGAAGTGCAGGAGGCCAAAGACGCTGATAGTGGATGTCATGGGAAGCCAGGTTGGGGTTAATGGTTCTCCATTCACTGTCTGCtttctgtgtgcacacagaGATAAGGCACATGTTCTACACTTACAGTCATCTACAACTCTTTGTGTCTAGAAATTATGATGATGACATTccaatcaagaaaaaaaaaatggtttgatTTTGTAGCTACACACTCAAATAGTGATGTGGCCTCACCTCTTGTAATAACATTCAACAGGTATGACGGTGGTTGACCCTCTATCTGTCACACTGCCAGTAGAAGTAGGAGCCACAGGAGAAGACAGTAGCAGCTGGTTGAAATACACAAGCCACTCACCATGAACCTGgacagcagcaaacacagcaaacacttCGTGGGTAACTCGAGGTGCTGTTTTACATTATCAGACTGCATGAGGGCAGTAATGATTGTGTGATCAGTGTCATTTGAGGATGAAGCTTCATGTCTGGCGTGTTGCTGTTATTTGCCTTACTCTAGACTCAGTGCCACATTCCCGTAGACCTGCGGAGACGCGCATTTTGGCTCCAGACACGGGTCCTCTTGGTTTACAGGAGCTCTGCTGGTCTGCTCCGAGCTGCAGATACTCGGATCTGAACGGGATGTGTCTGTCCTCGAAAAACCTTCGCTTTGCGGTCACGCTCATTTCCACTTCTCCGCATTTAAGTTCGAGTCCGGTGCTTTCCTCGAATCCTACATGGCTGTCATCAGCagaacaagcacacacagaaagcaaaaagatgaaaacagagaGGGATTCTGTATATTTTACCAGGTTGGCCattgtttctctctcacacgGAAACCTGGGAATGGATGAATTAGCGCAATTATAGCAGGTGTGTGCAGGTTTCCTGAGGCCTACTTGTTCGCGCTGGTCCTGTGTTCAGTCTGGAAACACTGCAGCGTTATAATATCATGTTGACCCCAtgacataaacaaaacattatatatACCCTACTACAAAATCCCTAAAACTGTTTCTTAAAGCGAAATTTCCCACAGCTTTAGTCCAATAAATGACTCTAATTCAATTTGCGTTTTTCCaagataaaaatgattgtttttaaattaatgttttaaagTCGTGATTTTATTTGCAAACTAAAATCGACAAGTTATATTTGTAGGAATGAAAAGTCATCGACGGCGGAACGATGATAAGGTGGAACTGAAATATTATCGCAAGTGCACCGAGGGTCTGTTATTGCAGTTACACTAAGCGACGGTGTGACTGCGGATGTTTAGTGTGAGGCAAACTGAAAATGGAtgagagagctgcagcagcagggtgTGAGCAGGTCGACTGGGGAGGAAGTGAACCTGGAGAACGGATAATTATGAAGAAGACCAAAGCTTTGTCAAACAACGTCCATGTTGGTCTTCCTAGTCCACTTCCAGATCCAGTCAACTGTTCGCTGATAAAAGGAGACTATCGCTACTTCCATTATGGCTGTGATGGACAGGATGACAGAGGCTGGGGATGTGGGTACCGTACCGTTCAGACCATGGCTTCTTGGCTTTGCTGTAACTGGACTCCACAGCAGAACAAAACCAGGTCCCCACCGAGCCTCCAGGAAATCCAGCAAGCCCTGGTCACAATGGGCGACAAGCCAGCCTCGTTTTCAGGCTCCAGGGAGTGGATAGGAACATTTGAGGCCTCCCTGGTCCTTGATTATTTCTATGATGTCCCCTGTAAGTTGGTACATATTAGAGGAGGAGGGGCAGAGCTGGAGCATGTGGCAGTGCAAGAACTCCATCAGCACTTTGAGAAGCAGGGATCTCCGGTCATGATGGGAGGGGACAGGGACAACTCCTCTAAGGGGATATTAGGAGTGTGCACTGGGGACAAGGGGAGCTACTTACTAGTCGTTGACCCTCACTACTGTGGGTGTCAGCTGGagaacacagagctgcagaggcGAGGGTGGGTGGCTTGGAAAAGGGTTTCGTCTCTGGACCAGTCTTCATTTTATAATCTGTGTATGCCTCAGACTGCCAAACAGGAATGACAGCAGTGTCTAGTGCTGTGTGATTATTTGGGTGGATGGTCTACATGTAGATTCTCATGTAGATGCTTATCTGGTGGCATGTTGGGACAGACAGCCACTGTTGGgtgttgtgtatgttttaaaGGGAGCTGTTCTATGCTGTGGATGAAATCAATAATAACAAAGTATTTAAAGTAATGTggtaaaacaaactgaactgattTGTTCTTTAttcaaacattgttttattgaGAGTtacagtggatataaaaagtcTACACACCCCTGTTCAAATGCCAGGTTTTCGTGatgtaaaaaaattacatcaagataaataatttcacaactttttccacctttcatgtgacctataacctgtacaatgtaattgaaaaacaaacagaaatcttttaggaaggtgaaataaaaataaacaactgagatAATGTGGTTGCATAAGTGTGCACACCCTTTTATAACTGGGGATGTGGCTGTGTCCAGATTTAACCAATTACATTCAAACTCATGTTAAACTGGagtcagcacacacctgtcaccaATTAAAGTGCCTCTGATCAACCCCAAATAAAGTTCAGCTGTTCTAGTAggctttttctgacatttttgtagcCACATCTTCCAGCACAAGCCATGGTCCGCAGAGAGCTTCCAAAGCATCAGAGGGGATCTCATTATTCAAAGATATCGGTCAGGTGAAGGCCACAAAAGAATTTCCAAGCAATTAAATATACCATGGAACACAGAGAAGCCGTCATCATCAAGTGGAGAAAATATGgcacaacagtgacattaccAAGAACAGGACGTCCGTCCAAAGTTGATGATAAGACGAGAAGAAAACTAGTCAGGGAGGCTGCCAAGAGGCCAACAGCaacactgaaggagctgcaggaatTTCTGGCAAGTACTGGCTGTGTAGTACATGTGACAACAATCTCCCGTCTTCTTCATATGTCTGGGCTATGGGGTAGGGTGGCAAGACGGAAGCCTTatcttacaaagaaaaacatccaagcCCGGCttaattttgcaaaaagacATCTGAACTCTCCCAAACGCATGTGGGAAAATGTGTtatggtctgatgagaccaaggttgaactttttggacATAATTCCAAAAGGTATATTTGGCgcaaaaacagcactgcacaTCACCAAAATAACACCATAcctacagtgaagcatggtggtggcagcatcatgctttggggctgtttttcttcagctggaACTGGGGCCTTGGTCAGGGTGGAGGGAATTATGAACAGTTCCAAATACCAGTCAGTGTTGGCACAAAACCTTCGACCTTCTGTTAGAAAGCTTAAGATGAAGAGGAACTTcatctttcagcatgacaacGATCCAAAGCACACGTCTAAATCAACAAAAGAATGGCTTCACTGGAATAAGATTGAGGCTTTGGAATGGTCCAGCCAGAGTCCAGACCTGAATCCCATCGAACATCTGTGGGGTGATCTGAAGAGGGCTGTGCACAGGAGATGCCCTCGCAATCTGTCAGATTTGGAGCGGTTTTGCAAAGAAGAGTGGGCAAATATTGCCACATCAAGATGTGCCACGCTGATAGGCTCCTACCCAAAAAGACTGAGTGCTGTAATAAAATCCAAAGGTGCTGCAACAAAGTATTAGTTTAAGGGTGTGCATATTTATGCAACCAggttattttaggttttttattttatatttttccccttttaaaggtttgtttgtttttcaattacattgtacaggttataggtcacattaaaggtggaaaaagttTTGGAATTATTTatcttgctgtcatttttttacatcacGAAAATCTGGCATTTGAACAGGGGTGTGTAgactttttatatccactgtatGTGGAAATTAtggttattcttttttttttttcaagaatatattgaccattttttttgtttttgactgcttgttttgagaaaaacagttttttagatggacatgatttggatttttgacttttttaaaaaacattttccagagAGAATAATGTGAAGTAATCAGTACTGAAAATAATCCCTAGACATTTGGGCTAATGAGACAGACTTCAATCAATTCcctgttttattgtttacaatatatattttgaGAACACATCTTggtttcatttatattttgagATGCATGAAGCCCAAATCTTTCTACAGTGTGAAATACTTTTCTGACATCCTTTAAACTTGGAATATTCACAGCGGAAACACCAAGTTTATCGATCTTAGCTATCTGGCACACAGTCGTTATAGAAAATTTGAAAGTTCTTGTCGACGTCCATCCTCCCTTTGAGGAACTTCTCCAGGTTCTTGAGAGGAACCTCCAGCATATTGTTGCTGACACGATCATTCAGCCCATAAGCTCCAAACACTGGGAATTTATAGCGCACAAAGTACGGTGCATTTTGGTCAAACTCCGTGCAGCAGTAGGCTGACCACATATACTCAGGTACAGCCACCCGGTCCAGGTTGTTGCGACGGATCATCTGGCCAGAGGTTATGACTCCAGTGACCACAAAGCCTTTACCACGACAGTAGTTGTTAAGGCGTTTGCGGATGAGTTCCTGGTATTCCGCCCAGGGACCCAAGCTAAACTCCCTTATCTGGGGTACCACGTTTGTTAATGTGTAGGTGGAGGCTTTGTCTAGAGGGTCAGCCTGGTGCTCGTCAGGATTTAGTTGGCCACGTTCGTACTTGACCACATCGGCATAATCCTCCAGGACTGCCTGGGTGTCCTCAAAGTTCATATGCATATTTACAGATTGGGGAAAGGGCtccatgttgctgctgctcttttctgAGGCCAACtgtagagggagagagaatagTGCTGAAAATTTAGATGATAGATTTGTAACTTCTGAAAACCTAAGACAGACAAAATATACGTCACATTCAAACAATTTACCgcatttggaaaaaaacatttgcaagtGATACATTTGCATAACTACGTGCTAAAGCATAAATGGTAAAGGCAACAATTCTATACCACTGAAAGCTAATAAAATATCTTAATCTTTGTGGCCTAAAATAACAATACATTTGCCCTAGCTCTCTAAActggtttatatttatttgtattcagTGTCTAAAGACCTAATGAATGCTTGAAGGCATACAAATGTAAAAGTACAGAACAATTTCAACTAGAAATTTTCCTCTATCTGTATACACAGGCAAAGCACACTGAAAACAGGTGCAATAAATCTAAATGAACATTTGGACTTAGATGAAGTTGGACAAGACACTCACCTGGGGTTCAAACATCCAAGGGAAATCCACTTTCTTCTCCCCATCAGACTTCTTGAACACATAGGCAGAATAGATGGGGATGTGTTTGTCAGAGTCGTACAGGGTAATATAGCGCGGTTTATTCTCATAGTGCTGACAGATCTTCTTAAAGGAGTTGGTGAGGTACCCTCGAGGTGGAGTTCCCATGTACAGAGAGTCCTTACAGCGTTCCACATGGTTAAAGTCCCCGACCACTCTGGCCTGGGCCCCCTGTAGCAGCACACAGCTCAGCAGAGTGAACACAGCAGCCAGGGGAAAGGCACAGTTTGTAGATGTCAATGTCATCATGGTAGCTCTGTAGTCCTTTTAGATCTCTTCAGTCTTTCTCACACAGCAGTGCAACTCCACTATTGTCTAACAAGTTCAGCCTCTGTTCCAGCTCTATCAGGCTCATCATTTCCTATACTTCAAGAAAACTGTTCTCCcattgtaaaatattttacatatattcAAAGTGCTACAAGTGTCATAGCAGCAATTCAAAAGTGACAGGTGTTATCAATATTTGAGAGCATTTTATCACTGTGAActggagagaaaggaaaagacagactTAATATGCTGATGAAAACTGAGCTCTTTGCTCAGTAtctttgtttcagatttttttttccttatttattttgtgtgtgtgttgaaatcgAGTTTAAAAGAGTAAGTGTGatgctaaaatgaaaaaagtaaaaaatgaatgaagaatTTACGCTACTAAACTTGTAAAAGAAAACCTGATGTATAAAGTTTATAACTTCTTTCAACCCTCTAAAATCCACTCATCACCCAGTTTAAGCATTATAGATCTACAGTCTGCACATCCCAAGTACTACACCTTATAACCTTTAAGATATGAAAATTTGATTAACTTGAGTAAGAACAATTATACTGCCGGCTCTATGATAAACTATATATTCTTTTATATAGGCCAGTAGGAAAATGATCAAATGTGTGGGCTCAGTACCCCAGGAGgctttaaaacactttaaagcACATAACTGTGCTACTTTTCAGAATAATAAGATGAATAGTATAGGAATATTACTGAAtccatcaaaataaaacttcattaCGCATTTAATTAACACTTACCAAAAATTCATTAATGCA
The window above is part of the Mastacembelus armatus chromosome 18, fMasArm1.2, whole genome shotgun sequence genome. Proteins encoded here:
- the LOC113124342 gene encoding zona pellucida sperm-binding protein 3-like, with product MANLVKYTESLSVFIFLLSVCACSADDSHVGFEESTGLELKCGEVEMSVTAKRRFFEDRHIPFRSEYLQLGADQQSSCKPRGPVSGAKMRVSAGLRECGTESRVHGEWLVYFNQLLLSSPVAPTSTGSVTDRGSTTVIPVECYYKRKQTVNGEPLTPTWLPMTSTISVFGLLHFSLRTMADGCSSLRSSSVYQRGEAVFLEARVEGPLEPPLILYVDYCVATLNPDPLSEPSYKFITKHGCHMDSVLSWSSSKFLSREQDNRLCFSVKAFWTPVTTATSWLITCHLRATLKQNANSYLNKACFFHQPTSSWRATEGHDALCECCDTDDCSHQSEEEKKGQSGYATQLDREEKLEVNSAVGPIHTLPHSDWTGHPVHH
- the LOC113121641 gene encoding endonuclease domain-containing 1 protein, translated to MMTLTSTNCAFPLAAVFTLLSCVLLQGAQARVVGDFNHVERCKDSLYMGTPPRGYLTNSFKKICQHYENKPRYITLYDSDKHIPIYSAYVFKKSDGEKKVDFPWMFEPQLASEKSSSNMEPFPQSVNMHMNFEDTQAVLEDYADVVKYERGQLNPDEHQADPLDKASTYTLTNVVPQIREFSLGPWAEYQELIRKRLNNYCRGKGFVVTGVITSGQMIRRNNLDRVAVPEYMWSAYCCTEFDQNAPYFVRYKFPVFGAYGLNDRVSNNMLEVPLKNLEKFLKGRMDVDKNFQIFYNDCVPDS
- the ufsp1 gene encoding ufm1-specific protease 1 encodes the protein MDERAAAAGCEQVDWGGSEPGERIIMKKTKALSNNVHVGLPSPLPDPVNCSLIKGDYRYFHYGCDGQDDRGWGCGYRTVQTMASWLCCNWTPQQNKTRSPPSLQEIQQALVTMGDKPASFSGSREWIGTFEASLVLDYFYDVPCKLVHIRGGGAELEHVAVQELHQHFEKQGSPVMMGGDRDNSSKGILGVCTGDKGSYLLVVDPHYCGCQLENTELQRRGWVAWKRVSSLDQSSFYNLCMPQTAKQE